A part of Setaria viridis chromosome 8, Setaria_viridis_v4.0, whole genome shotgun sequence genomic DNA contains:
- the LOC117834577 gene encoding LOW QUALITY PROTEIN: BTB/POZ and MATH domain-containing protein 2 (The sequence of the model RefSeq protein was modified relative to this genomic sequence to represent the inferred CDS: deleted 3 bases in 2 codons): MSSSAVFSGRAQSASSIVAAAVEGSHVLTIDGYSRTKGLGNGKFIKSVTFDVGGHRWFIAYYPDGYDSESSGWISFFLKSDSSYSTKVKARFGFSLLDHVGETVPSYKVGSVIYAFGSKNRSWGYDKFIKTKGLEESTYLKDDRFRVRCDVTVLKDEMEIRAENSSPFVTVPPSDVNTHLGHLLSSGVEANVTFQVGEETFAAHRLLLGARSSVFMAELFGPMKEKHTSHIKIDDMEPRVFKAMLHYIYTDSLPEMEKDGIFVMSQHLLVAADRYGLDRLKLICEDKLCNYVSTGTAATTLALAEQHGCKGLKEACFKFLRSPGNLKTIMDSDGFKHLTASCPSLLSELLANLDKEGEPAPRFYAARNTKVRGSHWYGLRSELEESEHLGDDCLNIKCEVSVLKFKSITKQQRVTGPPSDLHQDLGRLLLSGKGGDVVFEVGGERFTAHTNILAARSSVFGAELFGPMKEKTAAHIQIQDMESNVFRALLHFMYTDSLPAMEEAEEIVMAQHLLVAADRYDLKRLKLMCEDKLCDHIDMSTVATTLVLAEQHACLLLKDYCIQFLVSPGNLKPIMETDEYRHLKSSCPSLLQDLLDKFATCRI; encoded by the exons ATGTCGAGCTCTGCCGTCTTCAGCGGCAGGGCACAGAGCGCGTCCTCCATCGTCGCCGCGGCTGTGGAGGGGTCACACGTGCTCACCATCGATGGGTACTCCCGGACCAAGGGGCTCGGCAACGGCAAGTTCATCAAATCCGTTACGTTCGACGTGGGAGGCCATCGCTGGTTTATCGCGTACTACCCCGATGGTTACGACTCAGAGAGCTCCGGTTGGATATCCTTTTTTCTCAAGTCTGATAGTTCCTATAGCACGAAGGTGAAGGCAAGATTCGGATTCAGTTTACTCGACCATGTGGGCGAAACAGTGCCATCATACAAGGTTGGAAGCGTCATATATGCCTTCGGCTCCAAAAACAGGTCATGGGGATACGATAAATTCATCAAAACAAAGGGCTTGGAAGAATCAACCTATCTGAAGGATGACCGATTCAGAGTCAGGTGTGATGTCACCGTCTTAAAGGACGAGATGGAGATTCGCGCTGAGAACAGCTCGCCGTTCGTCACTGTGCCACCATCGGACGTGAACACGCATCTAGGCCATCTCCTCTCGTCCGGTGTGGAAGCAAATGTCACGTTTCAGGTCGGCGAGGAGACATTCGCCGCACACAGGCTCCTGCTCGGAGCACGGTCCTCCGTCTTCATGGCGGAACTCTTCGGTCCGATGAAGGAGAAGCACACAAGCCACATCAAGATCGATGACATGGAGCCGAGAGTGTTCAAGGCCATGCTCCACTACATCTACACCGACTCGCTGCCTGAGATGGAGAAGGATGGTATATTTGTAATGTCTCAGCATTTGCTTGTTGCAGCTGATAGGTATGGCCTAGACAGGCTGAAGCTCATCTGCGAGGACAAGCTTTGCAACTACGTCAGCACTGGCACGGCGGCGACTACGTTGGCGCTTGCAGAGCAGCATGGCTGCAAGGGGCTGAAAGAGGCGTGCTTCAAGTTTCTCAGGTCTCCGGGCAATCTGAAGACGATCATGGATAGCGATGGGTTCAAGCATCTGACAGCCAGTTGCCCCTCTCTGCTCAGTGAGCTGCTCGCCAAC CTAGACAAGGAAGGAGAGCCAGCTCCACGATTCTACGCCGCGAGGAACACCAAGGTTCGTGGTTCACATTGGTACGGTTTGAGGAGTGAATTGGAGGAATCCGAACATCTCGGAGATGATTGCTTGAACATCAAGTGTGAAGTCAGCGTTCTCAAGTTC AAATCGATCACGAAGCAGCAGCGCGTCACGGGGCCACCGTCAGACTTGCACCAGGACCTTGGCCGCCTCCTGTTGTCAGGGAAAGGGGGAGACGTGGTGTTTGAGGTTGGCGGCGAGCGCTTCACGGCTCATACGAACATTCTCGCCGCCCGATCCTCGGTGTTCGGCGCAGAGCTCTTTGGGCCGATGAAGGAGAAGACGGCTGCTCATATCCAGATCCAAGACATGGAGTCCAACGTGTTCAGAGCCTTA CTTCACTTCATGTACACCGACTCGTTGCCTGCAATGGAAGAGGCAGAAGAAATAGTGATGGCTCAACACCTTCTTGTTGCGGCAGATAGGTACGACTTGAAGAGGCTGAAATTGATGTGCGAGGATAAGCTCTGTGATCACATTGACATGAGCACAGTAGCCACTACGCTGGTGTTGGCCGAGCAGCATGCTTGCCTGCTGCTTAAGGATTATTGCATTCAGTTTCTTGTGTCACCTGGCAATCTAAAGCCAATCATGGAAACCGATGAGTATCGTCACCTAAAGAGCAGTTGCCCCTCCCTTCTGCAAGATTTGCTCGACAAGTTTGCTACCTGTCGGATATAA
- the LOC117834581 gene encoding BTB/POZ and MATH domain-containing protein 2 — translation MRCDVTVVEDICEESVVPQSDLHQHLGDLLGSEVGGDVTFQVSGEELVAHKYLLAARSSVFKAQFFGGQMKDRAATRVRIADIEARVFKAMLHFIYTDSLPDDGEDKIVMAQHLLVAADRYNIGRLKLICENTLLTFINTSVVATTLVLAEQHGCHRLKEACLKFLKSNDNFKEVGGDDYKHLMRSCPSLFDELLAEHGLSDEGNKKD, via the coding sequence ATGAGGTGCGATGTCACCGTCGTTGAGGATATCTGCGAAGAGAGCGTGGTGCCGCAGTCAGACCTTCACCAGCATCTTGGTGACCTGCTAGGAAGCGAGGTTGGAGGGGACGTGACGTTTCAGGTCAGCGGCGAGGAACTCGTCGCGCACAAGTACTTGCTCGCAGCACGATCTTCAGTCTTCAAGGCGCAGTTCTTCGGCGGCCAGATGAAGGATAGGGCTGCAACTCGTGTTCGGATAGCGGACATTGAAGCGAGGGTGTTCAAGGCCATGCTACACTTCATCTACACCGACTCCCTGCCTGACGATGGAGAAGACAAGATAGTGATGGCTCAGCATCTGCTTGTGGCTGCCGACAGGTATAACATCGGGAGACTAAAATTGATCTGTGAGAACACGCTGCTCACGTTTATTAACACAAGTGTAGTGGCGACAACGCTTGTTCTAGCGGAGCAGCATGGATGCCATCGGCTTAAGGAGGCGTGCCTTAAGTTCCTCAAGTCTAATGACAATTTTAaagaagtgggtggtgatgactacAAACATCTTATGAGAAGTTGCCCGTCTCTTTTCGACGAGCTGCTTGCTGAGCATGGCCTGTCAGATGAAGGCAACAAAAAAGATTAA
- the LOC117834580 gene encoding BTB/POZ and MATH domain-containing protein 2, translated as MSTVVADMATGWHVLRIRCYSAIKAAGNNKYIRSGNFNIGGHSWYITYYPAGYDDDSVGFMSLFLYLDEAATDHAVVNARLKFSLLDHQGKPDSAYSKDHGQIMSFKSAPAPVGWGYTRFLKTDAIWEGSKHFKHDRFIIRCDVTVFLGIRTEAATRQAVAVPPSDLHKALAELLSKGEGADVTFDVDGELFPAHRNVLGARSSVFKAELFGSMKEKMAAPVVIRDMESYVFKALLHFIYTDSLPAMEAGEEIVMAQHLLVAADRYDLKRLKSICENKLCGRVTKRTAMTTLVLAEQHGCRGLKEACFAYLLSLGSLKAVMDTDGYDHLRSSCPSLHDELIAKLDVSKRTKKD; from the coding sequence atgtCGACCGTCGTCGCCGACATGGCGACCGGGTGGCACGTGCTCAGGATCAGGTGCTACTCTGCAATCAAGGCAGCCGGCAACAACAAGTACATCAGGTCCGGCAACTTCAACATCGGAGGGCATAGCTGGTACATCACATACTACCCTGCTGGGTACGACGATGACAGCGTCGGTTTCATGTCATTGTTCCTCTATCTCGACGAAGCAGCCACTGACCATGCCGTCGTCAATGCCCGATTAAAGTTCAGCTTGCTCGATCATCAGGGCAAGCCAGACTCTGCATACAGCAAGGATCATGGCCAGATAATGAGCTTCAAATCTGCACCTGCTCCCGTAGGCTGGGGTTACACTCGGTTTCTAAAAACGGATGCTATTTGGGAAGGATCCAAGCACTTCAAACACGATCGCTTCATCATCCGATGCGACGTCACGGTTTTCTTGGGTATCCGGACAGAAGCTGCTACTAGGCAGGCTGTTGCCGTGCCGCCCTCTGACTTGCACAAGGCCCTTGCTGAGCTCCTGTCAAAGGGAGAAGGAGCAGATGTTACTTTCGATGTAGACGGGGAACTTTTCCCTGCACACAGGAACGTTCTTGGCGCTCGGTCATCTGTGTTCAAGGCAGAGCTGTTTGGTTCGATGAAGGAGAAGATGGCGGCTCCCGTGGTGATCCGTGACATGGAATCATATGTGTTCAAAGCACTGCTCCACTTCATATACACGGACTCGCTGCCCGCCATGGAGGCGGGAGAAGAAATAGTGATGGCTCAACATCTACTTGTCGCAGCGGATAGGTACGACCTGAAGAGGCTGAAGTCGATTTGCGAGAACAAGCTTTGCGGTCGTGTTACCAAAAGAACTGCCATGACTACGTTGGTACTGGCAGAGCAGCATGGGTGCCGTGGGCTGAAGGAGGCTTGCTTTGCGTACCTGTTATCCCTCGGTAGTCTGAAGGCAGTCATGGACACTGATGGGTATGATCATCTGAGGAGCAGTTGCCCCTCCCTTCACGACGAACTTATTGCCAAGCTGGATGTCtccaaaagaacaaaaaaagacTAG
- the LOC117834576 gene encoding BTB/POZ and MATH domain-containing protein 1, with translation MASTASSRAVAGGCSTSAITTATVSGSHVLTINGYSESRAYGVGSSIASSKFLVAGHSWFLRCYPVGWNEETSDRICFFLVHDGRSSVRAQLKFSLLDLEGNQVHSAKSFCPVAFHGYRCFWFCFIKREDFENSNYLRDNSFRVVYDITVINGFYKEGTMMFVDTVPPSDLHKDLGRLLASGKGVDVKLKVRDKLFLAHKNVLAARSSVFMAELFGPLKEGEADSVEIHDMEPVVFKAMLDFIYTDNVPEVRTGEEIAMAQHLLVAADRYDLKRLKMICEHNLCSRITKKTAATTLVLAEQHGCNGLKKACFAFLSSLGSLKAVMDTQGYDHLRSSCPSLHDELVAKFDVSKRNKIRSFLCFSVK, from the coding sequence ATGGCCTCCACGGCTTCTTCGcgtgccgtcgccggcggctgcAGCACGTCCGCCATCACCACCGCCACGGTGAGCGGCTCGCACGTCCTCACGATCAACGGCTACTCCGAATCCAGGGCTTACGGCGTCGGCAGCTCCATCGCCTCCAGCAAGTTCCTGGTCGCAGGCCACAGCTGGTTTCTCAGATGCTACCCCGTTGGTTGGAACGAGGAGACTAGCGATCGGATATGCTTCTTCCTCGTCCACGACGGTAGGAGCAGTGTCAGGGCACAGTTGAAGTTCAGCTTGCTCGATCTGGAGGGCAACCAGGTCCACAGCGCGAAGTCTTTCTGCCCGGTTGCCTTCCATGGCTATAGATGTTTCTGGTTTTGCTTCATCAAAAGAGAGGATTTCGAGAACTCAAATTACCTGCGAGACAACAGCTTCAGGGTGGTTTACGATATCACCGTTATCAACGGCTTCTACAAAGAAGGCACTATGATGTTCGTCGACACCGTGCCACCCTCCGACTTGCATAAGGACCTTGGCAGGCTTCTCGCGTCAGGGAAAGGGGTGGACGTGAAGTTGAAGGTGCGTGACAAGCTGTTCCTGGCACACAAGAACGTGCTCGCAGCTCGGTCGTCGGTCTTCATGGCGGAGCTCTTCGGGCCACTGAAGGAAGGAGAGGCAGATTCTGTGGAGATTCATGATATGGAACCCGTGGTGTTCAAGGCGATGCTCGACTTTATTTATACTGACAATGTACCTGAAGTGCGAACGGGTGAAGAAATAGCAATGGCGCAACATTTACTTGTTGCGGCGGACAGGTACGACCTGAAGAGGCTGAAGATGATTTGCGAGCACAATCTGTGCAGTCGTATTACCAAAAAAACAGCCGCGACTACGTTGGTGTTGGCAGAGCAACATGGTTGCAATGGTCTGAAGAAGGCTTGCTTCGCCTTCCTTTCGTCCCTCGGTAGTCTGAAGGCGGTCATGGACACCCAAGGGTATGATCATCTGCGGAGCAGTTGCCCCTCCCTGCATGACGAACTGGTTGCCAAGTTTGACGTCTCCAAAAGAAACAAGATTAGGTCATTTTTGTGTTTCTCTGTTAAGTAG
- the LOC117834579 gene encoding BTB/POZ and MATH domain-containing protein 1: MASTASSRAVAGGCSTSAITTATVSGSHVLRINGYSESRAYGVGSYVASSKFLVAGHSWFLRYYPVGFNEETGDWISFFLIHGGRSSVRAQFKFSLLDLEGNQVHSRNSFCPVAFHGSRCFWGFSSFIKREDFENSNYLRDNSFRVVCDITVFNGFYKEGTMMFVDTVPPSDDLHKDLGRLLASGKGVDVKLKVRDKQFLAHKNVLAARSSVFMAELFGPLKEGEADSVEIHGMEPVVFKAMLDFIYTDNVPEVRTGEEIAMAQNLLVAADRYDLKRLKMICEHNLCSRITKKTAATTLVLAEQHGCNGLKKACFAFLSSLGSLKAVMDTQGYDHLRSSCPSLHDELVAKFDVSKRNKIRSFLCFSVK; encoded by the coding sequence ATGGCCTCCACGGCTTCTTCGCGTGCCGTCGCTGGCGGCTGCAGCACGTCCGCCATCACCACCGCCACGGTGAGCGGCTCGCACGTCCTCAGGATTAACGGCTACTCCGAATCCAGGGCTTACGGCGTCGGCAGCTACGTCGCCTCCAGCAAGTTCCTGGTCGCAGGCCACAGCTGGTTTCTCAGATACTACCCCGTTGGTTTTAACGAGGAGACTGGCGATTGGATATCCTTCTTCCTCATCCACGGCGGTAGGAGCAGCGTCAGGGCACAGTTCAAGTTCAGCTTGCTCGATCTGGAGGGCAACCAGGTCCACAGCAGGAATTCCTTCTGCCCGGTTGCCTTCCATGGCTCTAGATGTTTCTGGGGTTTCTCAAGCTTCATCAAAAGAGAAGATTTCGAGAACTCAAATTACCTGCGAGACAACAGCTTCAGGGTCGTTTGCGATATCACCGTTTTCAACGGCTTCTACAAAGAAGGCACTATGATGTTCGTCGACACCGTGCCACCCTCCGACGACTTGCATAAGGACCTCGGCAGGCTTCTCGCGTCAGGGAAAGGGGTGGACGTGAAGTTGAAGGTGCGTGACAAGCAGTTCCTGGCACACAAGAACGTGCTCGCAGCTCGGTCGTCGGTCTTCATGGCCGAGCTCTTCGGGCCACTGAAGGAAGGAGAGGCAGATTCTGTGGAAATTCATGGTATGGAACCTGTGGTGTTCAAGGCGATGCTCGACTTTATTTATACTGACAATGTACCTGAAGTGCGAACGGGTGAAGAAATAGCAATGGCGCAAAATTTACTTGTTGCGGCGGACAGGTACGACCTGAAGAGGCTGAAGATGATTTGCGAGCACAATCTGTGCAGTCGTATTACCAAAAAAACAGCCGCGACTACGTTGGTATTGGCAGAGCAACATGGTTGCAATGGTCTGAAGAAGGCTTGCTTCGCCTTCCTTTCGTCCCTCGGTAGTCTGAAGGCGGTCATGGACACCCAAGGGTATGATCATCTGCGGAGCAGTTGCCCCTCCCTGCATGACGAACTGGTTGCCAAGTTTGACGTCTCCAAAAGAAACAAGATTAGGTCATTTTTGTGTTTCTCTGTTAAGTAG
- the LOC117834582 gene encoding BTB/POZ and MATH domain-containing protein 2 produces the protein MEHDAMPPSPPCSAAADDGYSASIAETATGWHLLKVVGYSQFKGIGVARRIKSSSFLVGGHSWCVIFFPDGSSEETAEWVSLGLRLERLGSTDGGDVLVRTKYSFLDRVGEPIPSSTRTGTSWLTFSRTSQSWVYSQFIKREDMESSYVKKDKFCIRCDVRVIENCCQLSAAVPPSEMRRHFMDLLASGVGADVAFDVGGETFAAHKNVLAARSSVFKAEFFGGTMKENVATRVRVDGIEPRVFKAMLHFVYTDSLPRFDRGDELVMAQHLLVAADRYDMQRLASMCEFALCLFIDTSVVVSTLVLAEQHGCRRLKEACFKFLKDSGKYKEVLMGDDFEHLANSCPSLVDELCEKFGVSPLGN, from the coding sequence ATGGAGCACGACGCGATGCCACCCTCTCCGCCGTGTTccgccgcggccgacgacggCTACAGCGCGTCGATCGCCGAGACGGCGACCGGGTGGCACTTGCTCAAGGTCGTCGGCTACTCCCAATTCAAGGGCATCGGCGTCGCCAGGCGCATCAAATCATCAAGCTTCCTCGTCGGAGGGCACAGCTGGTGCGTCATCTTCTTCCCCGACGGTTCCAGCGAGGAGACCGCCGAATGGGTATCCCTGGGGCTCCGTCTCGAGCGTCTTGGCAgcacggacggcggcgacgtCCTGGTACGGACCAAGTACAGCTTCCTCGACCGGGTCGGAGAGCCCATCCCGTCTTCCACGAGAACGGGCACCAGTTGGCTAACCTTCTCGAGGACGTCCCAGTCATGGGTCTACTCACAGTTCATCAAAAGGGAGGACATGGAGTCATCGTATGTCAAAAAGGACAAGTTCTGTATCAGGTGCGACGTCAGAGTCATTGAGAACTGCTGCCAATTGTCAGCCGCGGTACCACCATCGGAAATGCGCCGGCATTTCATGGACCTCCTAGCCAGCGGGGTTGGAGCCGATGTCGCATTCGATGTCGGCGGTGAGACGTTCGCGGCGCACAAGAACGTGCTCGCGGCACGGTCGTCTGTGTTCAAGGCGGAGTTCTTCGGCGGCACGATGAAGGAGAACGTGGCCACCCGTGTGAGGGTCGACGGCATCGAGCCGAGGGTGTTCAAGGCCATGCTCCACTTCGTCTACACCGACTCGTTGCCGAGGTTTGACCGCGGCGACGAGCTTGTGATGGCTCAGCATCTGCTCGTGGCGGCGGACAGGTATGACATGCAGAGGCTAGCGTCGATGTGCGAGTTTGCTCTCTGCTTGTTCATTGACACGAGCGTAGTGGTGAGTACGCTTGTGCTTGCTGAGCAGCATGGATGCCGTCGGCTCAAGGAGGCATGCTTCAAGTTCCTCAAGGATTCTGGGAAGTACAAGGAGGTTCTGATGGGGGATGACTTTGAACATCTGGCAAACAGTTGCCCCTCTCTTGTCGACGAGCTGTGTGAAAAGTTCGGTGTGTCACCTCTTGGAAACTGA